The proteins below are encoded in one region of Rana temporaria chromosome 2, aRanTem1.1, whole genome shotgun sequence:
- the LOC120928482 gene encoding olfactory receptor 1361-like: MEEVNVTSGFILLGFSDLHYNHGAFFSTLLVIYTLTWMANLLLLSSIKLSSQLHTPMYFFLGNLSAVDISFSSVTVPKLLSFILYGRASISFLGCFLQMFSFLFLGTTESLLLAVMAFDRYLAICNPLRYMLLMNDKVMVMLAIICWVAGCLHSLLHTYILSQLTYCEDRLIPHFFCDMTPLIKLSCSSTTLAELLIYTEGSTVVIIPFIFILISYVLIGWAIVRMKTSSSRSKAFSSCSSHLMVICLFYGTDISIYFRPPSDYSSQYDRIVSMAYTIITPMLNPFIYSLRNQDVRQALKKVIMQCFSHRLP; encoded by the coding sequence ATGGAAGAAGTAAATGTTACCTCCGGCTTTATCCTTCTGGGCTTCTCAGACCTTCACTACAACCATGGTGCCTTCTTCTCCACCCTTCTGGTTATATACACCCTCACATGGATGGCTAACTTACTTTTACTAAGTTCTATTAAACTTTCTTCACAGTTGCACACGCCAATGTACTTTTTCTTAGGGAACTTGTCTGCAGTGGACATCTCTTTCTCTTCGGTGACGGTTCCCAAGCTTCTGTCCTTCATTCTTTATGGTAGGGCCTCCATCTCTTTCCTTGGCTGTTTCCTGCAGATGTTCTCTTTCCTGTTTCTGGGCACGACTGAGAGTCTTCTTCTGGCAGTCATGGCATTTGATCGGTATTTAGCTATCTGTAACCCCTTACGCTACATGTTGCTGATGAATGATAAAGTAATGGTCATGTTGGCTATTATCTGTTGGGTGGCAGGATGTCTACATTCATTATTGCACACTTATATTCTGTCACAGTTAACCTACTGTGAGGACAGACTGATCCCCCACTTCTTCTGTGATATGACCCCCCTCATCAAGCTGTCCTGCTCCAGTACTACACTAGCTGAGCTCTTAATCTACACGGAAGGTTCTACGGTTGTTATAATCCCATTTATTTTCATTCTCATCTCCTATGTGCTCATTGGATGGGCTATAGTGAGAATGAAGACCAGCAGTAGCCGAAGCAAAGCCTTTTCCTCCTGTTCTTCTCATCTTATGGTCATTTGTCTGTTCTATGGTACCGACATTTCCATTTACTTTCGTCCTCCCTCTGACTACTCCTCCCAGTACGATCGTATTGTTAGCATGGCTTacaccatcatcacacccatgCTTAATCCTTTTATTTACAGCCTAAGGAACCAAGATGTGAGACAGGCTCTGAAGAAGGTCATCATGCAATGTTTTTCTCATAGGTTACCCTAG